DNA sequence from the Teretinema zuelzerae genome:
CGATTCCGGAAAAGAATCAACGGTGGAACACATCATCGCGATAGCGGGACTATCTATCGCGGCTGTCGTCTTGAACGCGTATCCTCAGGCGATACGCGCTCTGGAAACGTCATTCTTCGCGACAGGGCTGGCCGCAGGCAGGAATCACTTCGTAGACATTGAACGGTTAGCATTGTACGTCTCGCTTTTCAATCCCGTCTGGGCAGCTCAGGCAGTACGTGCCGTTTTCGCCGTTTCCGGGAAAGCGAAAATAAAGACGTTGAAAATTTGGGGATTGATCGCGGAAGTCGCGACTGTCGCCCTCCATTGGGCGATGGCGTTCGATCTATCGCTCTATTCCGATTACGAAGGCATTGTCGGGTTCAGAATGATTTTCATTCTGGTCGCGTTAATAGAAACGATAGAGCTGGCGTCGCACGCGTTCCGCTCGCTCGTCAAAAAAATGGAAAATCTGGGGTCTTGAAATGAAGAAAGATTCAATCGGTTTCGTCTGGAATGCGGCGCTGGCGCATACTATCGCGTACTTTATCGCGGGGATTTTCGCGGTCACCTTTTTAGGATACCGCGAGCGTTTCGCCGAAGAAGCTCTGGCAACCTTCATGCGGCAGGTCGACGATCCCATGACCGCGCTCGGACCGGGGCTGCAAATTTTGCGAGGGCTTGTCGTCGGCGCGGTGCTTCTTCCCTTCAGGAAGAGAATAACCGGCGAAAAGCACGGCTACGCCGCGCTCGCCCTCCTCGTTGCGGGACTTTCGGGGTTTTCAGCTCTGGGCCCTGCTCCCGGTTCCTTCGAAGGCTTCGTATACACGACTCTTTCGCTGCTCTACCATGTCTTCGGCCTGCCTGAACTGGTCTTGTACGTGCTTCTGTTCGCCCTCGTATGCAAACTGCTCGTCGAGGCTAAGAAAAAAGCTGTGAAAGCGGCGGCCGTCGCGGCCGTAGTTCTTATAAGCCTGCTCAGCCTTCTCGGCTACCTCGCCGCGACCGGGGTTCTCGCCGTGCCGGCATAACCGGAACCTGAAACCGCGGCCGCGCTTGCACGCCGGGCGCGGGGTTCTCGCCGTGCCGGCCCGGCATGAACGGATTGCGGCCGATCCGGCGCCGAGCGCGTCAGTCTCCCAGACCGGCGCGGATCACCGACGCGACGCGGCGCACTGTGGGAAGAGCTTCAATTTCGGCCAGAGCGGCGCGCATTTCAGCTTCGCGCGTCGGATGGGTGATGATCGTAATCGTCGCCTCTCCGTCGCGCGCGTCCATTTGGCGGATGTTGTGGATGCTAACCCGATATTTGGCGAAGATGTTCGCGTAGGATGCGAGCACTCCGGGCGCGTCGTTGACGACGCAACGAACGAAAAAGCTGGTGATGCTTTCAGATATCGGAAGCACCTTGCGTTCGGCAAGGGCGAAATCGGTATCGTGGGAAAATCCTTGCGTTCCGCGGAACGCGAGGTTCATCACGTCGCCGACGACAGCGGAAGCGGTCGGCAGCTCGCCGGCGCCCCTGCCGTAAAGCATGGAATCGCCGAGGCTCGAACCGCGGATAAAAATCGCGTTGAAGGCGTCGTGAACGCTTGCGAGCGGATGCTCGTCCGGCACCATGACCGGGTGAACGCGAAGCTCGAGTCCGTCCTCCCGGTTGACTCCCACCGCGAGAATCTTCACCGTGTAGCCGAAATATTTCGCCGCCGCGATATCGTCCGCAGTGATCCGAGTGATTCCTTCGCGGTATATTTCGCGGTAGTCGACGGGACAACGGAACGCGAGGCTCGATAGAATAGCGAGCTTATAGGTTGCGTCGTATCCTTCAACGTCGTTCTTGGGATCTGCCTCGGCGTATCCGAGATCCTGGGCTTCGCGGAGGGTGGCGGAGAAATCCGCCCCGGTGGCCGTCATCTTCGATAGAATGAAGTTGGTAGTACCGTTCACGATGCCGTACACCCGCTCGATCCTGTTCGCGGCCAAGGAATTGCGGATTGCGTGGAGAACCGGTATTCCTCCGCCTACAGCCGCTTCATAGAGAATCGTACAGCCGTGGGCCTTGGCGAGTTCGGTGAACGCGCGCCCGTGCTTTGCGATGACTTCCTTATTGGAAGTGATGACGTTCTTGCCGGCCTTGAGCGCCGCTTCTATGAATTTCTTGGCGGCGCCTTCTCCGCCGATGACTTCGATTACCGTGTTTATTTCCGCGTCGCCGATGACAGCGTCCGCGTCCGCGATGAGCATTCCTTCAGGAAGCGCGAGGCCGCGATCGGAGGAAACATCCAGATCAGCGATTCGCTTGAGGACAATTTTGCATCCTGCGCGCTCCTCGAGCATCGCGCGGTCGTTTAACAGTATTTTCGCGACGCCGGTGCCGACCGTACCGAATCCTATAACTCCTATGACGATATCAGACATTTCATATCTCCCGATTTTTATTGAGTCGAACTGCATAAATACTATATCACATATAGCCCGTGTGCAGAAAGCGGGATGATATGACCGCACCAAGTATCTGCGGGCATAAAAAAACCGCGTCCTGATGCGCCGTATCGGCTTCATCGGGAACGCGGTTTTTCGAAAGACCCGGCTGCCGCAGGGACAGCCGGATTTTCACACAGCTAGCGTCGAAAAATAGGGAATCGAATTCCTTACTTTGCTACGACGCGAACCATTTCGCATACTTTGTTGGAATAGCCCCATTCGTTGTCGTACCAGGACACGACCTTTACGAAGTTCGCATCGAGAGAAATTCCGGCCTTCGCATCGAAGATCGAGGTGCAGCTCTCGCCGCGGAAATCGGTGGAAACAACGTCGTCCTCGGTGTACTTGAGAACGCCCTTGAGTTCGCCTTCGGCGGCGGCTTTCATTGCGGCCTTGATCTCGTCCATGGAAGCGCCCTTCTCGAGCACGCAGGTGAGGTCAACGACGGATACGTCGGAGGTGGGAACGCGGAAGGCCATGCCGGTGAGCTTGCCGTTAAGAACGGGAAGAACCTTGCCGACAGCTTTTGCAGCACCGGTCGAGGACGGAATGATGTTCTCGAGGATTCCGCGTCCGCCGCGCCAGTCTTTGGCGGAGGGACCGTCGACAGTCTTCTGGGTGGCAGTTGCTGCGTGAACGGTGGTCATCAGGCCCTTAACGATTCCGAACTTGTCGTTCAGGACTTTCGCAAGAGGCGCGAGGCAGTTGGTGGTGCAGGAAGCGTTGGAGATGATGTCCTGGCCCTTGTATTCCTTGTCGTTTACTCCGTAAACGAACATGGGGGTTGAATCCTTTGAAGGAGCGGACATGATGACTTTCTTGGCGCCGGCGGTGATGTGCTTGCGGGCGGATTCGTCGTCAAGGAAGAAACCGGTGGATTCGACGACTACGTCGGCTCCGACTTCGTTCCACTTGAGGTTCAGGGGATCTTTCTCGGCGGTGAGGCGGATCTTGTTTCCGTTCACTACGAGGAAGCTGCCCTCAACGGAAACTTCGCCCTTGAACTGACCGTGTACCGAGTCGTATTTAAGCATGTAAGCCAGGTAAGAGGGATCGAGAAGGTCGTTGATTCCGACGATCTGAATGTCTTTGCTGAAGTTGGCGACAGCTGCGCGGAAAACCATGCGGCCGATGCGGCCGAAACCGTTAATTCCTACTTTGATCATTAGGGTCTCCTAATCTATAAAATGTTACCTATACTATAGCCATACGGCCTATCAAGGTCAATGTATCGACGCCCGCTCGAACGGAGCGGAGCGTAAAAAAAAAGTCAACCGCCGTGAGGTTCGACCCGGCGGCACAGAAAGCCGGAATCTTCGAGGTATTGCCGGCGGGATATGACCAGCTGAATCAGTTCCTGGTACATTTCGAAATTCACCTCGAGGGCTATGGGAAACAGATACAGCTCTGTTTCTTCGCAGTAGCGCTCGATGAAGGCGGGATCGGTGACGAAGCCGAGGCTGATCATATTGCTGATCCTGTCCGCGCATTTAAGCACCTTGGCCCGATGGGAGCCCTTCTCGATAATGCGCTTGAGGTAATCGCTTTTCAGCATTCCTTCCTGCTTGGTCACTTCCATGACCAGGTCGTACACCTGGCCAGATTCCGAATCGATTTCCAGAATCTGGTTGCGATTGAAGTCGGGAATGTCCTCTATCACGTCGTGGATCACTGATGCCTTTAACAGCACGCTGTCGATATAGCCGTAGTCGAGGAGTATCCCCATGGTGTCGATCTGATGGCGGAACATGTTGCCGCCTGCATGGCGTTGTTTGCCGATCAACATAGTAGCGAGCTGCATGTAGGGAGCGAGGTATATTCCTTTAAGAACCAGCATGTCCTGGGTATTCATTCGCTCCCCCTGCAAACTAACGCAAGTCCGCCACGTAGCCGGACAATTTTTCTATCCTGCGCCGAAGTTCGTCCAGTTTGGATTTCTCCGCGGCGACGACATCCTCCGGCGCGTTCGAGACGAAGCTCGCGTTTCCGAGCTTCGCTTCGAGACGCGAGGCATTGCCCTGCTCTTTAAGTATTTCCTTTTCAAAACGGTTTGCAAGCTGGCCGGAATCGACGCCCTCACCGACGAGGATGAAGGCCTCGAAGCCCTTCCCCACCGTTCCGATGGCGCCTTTGGGCCTGTCGGAGGGAGACGGGATGAAGTCGACGCGGGAAAGCCCGGCGAGCATCTGCAGAATATCGACCTTCTCGCGGGCGACGGCCGCGTCGCTTCCGGCTTCAGTAAACAGCGCGATTCCGATCTTCGATGCCGGATCTATTCCGCATTCTACCCTGAGACCCCTGATGGATCGCACCATTTCCTGAAGCGCGGTGAAGCGGGCTTCGGCGGCCTCGTCGCAGCGGTTCTCGTTCGATTCGGGATAAGACGCGCTGATCAAAAGGGAGGCGCGCTCGGCAAGCCCCAGTGAATCGTCCGCCGACCGCGCGCAGGCTGCCGGAAGGAAGCCGTAGATTTCCTCTGTAACGAACGGGAGGAAGGGATGCACCAAACGCAGGGATTCTTCCAACACCGAAAGAAGCACGGAAACAGCCCGGTTTTTCTCGGCATCGTCGCCGTTTCTGAACGAAAGCTTGGTCGCTTCCACGTACCAGTCGCAGAAATCGTTCCAGAAAAACTCGTATATCGCCTGGGCGCCGTCGTTATAGCGATAGGATTCCAGAGCCGATCGCACTGCGCCGGCGGCAGCGTTCAGGCGGTGATATATCCATCGGTCCAGTTCGGTCAAACCGCTCTTGGGAACGGAAACGAGTTCGCGTCCCTCAAGATTTCCAAGAATGTAGCGAGAAGCGTTCCATATTTTGTTGGCGAAGCGGGAACCCATCTTGAAGGATTCCTTGTCCACCAGGATGTCCTGACCGGCGGCGCACATAAAGGCCAAGGTGAATTTAAGGGCGTCTGCGCCGAACTCGTCGACTATTTCCAGCGGATCGATGCCGTTGCCCAGAGATTTCGACATTTTCCGGCCCTGTTTGTCGCGCACCAATCCATGGATGTAAATATCGCGGAAGGGGGCTTTGCCGGTGAACTCGAGCCCCGCCATAACCATTCTGGCCACCCAGAAAAAGATGATATCGTAGGCGGTGACGAGAGCAGTCGTGGGATAAAAGGACTCAAGGTCGGGAGTTTTTTCGGGCCAGCCCAGGGTCGAAAACGGCCAGAGCCAGCTTGAAAACCAGGTGTCCAGAACGTCGGAATCCTGTTCGATCTTCGCGCTTCCGCATTTTGAACAGGAGGCAGGATCGTCTCGGGAAACTATCATTTCTCCGCAATCCCTGCAGTACCATACCGGAATGCGGTGGCCCCACCACAGCTGGCGGGAAATGCACCAGTCTCGGATGCCTTCCATCCAGCGAGAATAGGTATTCTCCCATTTCTGGGGATAAAATCTGATTTCGCCCTTTTTCCACGCGTCGAGAGCCTTGTCCGCGAGCGGGCGCATTTTTACGAACCACTGGTCTGAAAGATACGGTTCGACTACGGTATTGCACCGGTAGCACTTGCCCACCGCGTGGGTAATTTTCTTTTCTTCCTTAAAAAGGCCGAGTTCCTTGAGGTCTTCGATGACGGCCTTGCGGGCGGCAGGGCATTTCAAACCGCGGTATTTTTCGGGAACTTCTGCATTAAGAGTGCCGTCCGGATTCAGAATATTGATGACCGGGAGATTATGGCGCTTGGACACTTCCCAGTCGTTCGGATCGTGGGCGGGAGTGATTTTTACCATGCCGGTGCCGAACGTCCGGTCTACGTACGTATCTGCAACTATCGGAATCATGCGGCCGGTCAGCGGCAAATGGACGTGTTTTCCGATCAAAGAAGCGTATCGTTCATCCTCGGGATGCACGGCTACGGCGGTATCGCCGAGAAGGGTCTCCGGACGGGTGGTCGCGATTTCGATGCGCGTCGAGCCGTCGGGAAGAGCCGATCCGGCTTCGAGCTCGTACCAGATGTGGTACATCGCGCCGTTTGTGTCTTCGTGTTCGACTTCGTCGTCGGCAAGGGCTGTACCGCAGGAGGTGCACCAGTTTACCAGATAATTTCCGCGATAGATAAGGCCGCGTTCGTAGAGGGTGACGAATACTTCGCGCACCGAGCGGGAGAGGCCTTCGTCCAGGGTGAAGCGTTCGCGGGTCCAGTCGACGCTGGCGCCGATCTTCCGCAGCTGGCGTGTTATAGTCTCATGATGTTCTTTTTTTACTTCCCATGTGCGTTCGACGAAAGCTTCGCGGCCCAAATCGTGGCGGCTCTTGCCTTCCTTTTTCAGACGCTTTTCTACGACGTTCTGGGTGGCGATACCGGCATGGTCGGTTCCGGGAACCCAAAGGGTAGGCTCTCCGCGCATGCGGTGATAGCGCACCACGATGTCTTGCAGGGAATTATTGAGCCCGTGGCCCATGTGGAGGACGCCGGTCACGTTGGGAGGAGGTATTACGACGACGAAGGGAGACTCCGGGCCTGATTTCGGCTGAAAATGACCGCCGGTTTCCCAGGCTGAGTACACCCGGTCTTCAAAATCTTTTGGGTTATATGCCTTTTCGAGTTCTATTGCCTTCATGTGCCGCGTAGTCCTTCAGGATTTAAATTTAGGTATCGAATGCGATTTTATACGTTTTGGAGTGCTTGTTCAACTGCGTCGATTACGTCGTCCGGGGTGGAGGCACCGGCGGTGATGCCGATGCAGGACAGACTGTACGCTTCCGGAGGGATTTCCGCCGCGGTTTCCACATGCCAGGCATGTGAACACAGGCTTTGAGCGCTGAGAAACAGACGAAGGGTGTTGGCCGATTCCCTGCCGCCTACGACCAGGATGCCCTCCACTTTTTCAGCGAGCGAGGCAAGGGCTTTCTGGCGTTCGACCGTCGCCGGGCAGATGGTATCCAGAACGATCAAGTCGGTAATGTGCCGGGAAAGAACCCCGGCAATCGCGTCGTATTCGGATTGTTTTATCGTGGTTTGGCTGATGAGCACCGCTCTTTCAGGCCAGTTTTGTATGTTTTCAGCGTCTTCCCGGGAGCCGAGAAGTATGCAATCCGGCGCGTAGCCGGCGATGCCGGCGATCTCCCCATGGTCGCGGTCGCCTGCGAGAATCACTCGATACCCCCGCTCGTGGTAGCTTTTTGCCCGTTTTTGGCTCGAAAGCACGCGCGGACAGGTTGCGTCTACCACCATCGCATGGCGGCTTTCAAGCAGGGCGCGCTCCTGGGGCGGTATTCCGTGGGCGCGGACGACAACCGAACGGCCGTGAAAGTCGTCCGGAATCGGCGCGTAGCCCGGTCCGAGAATCTCCACGCCGGCTTCCGACAACCGCTCCAAAGCGGAGGGATTGTGAATCAAAGGCCCATAGGTATATACCGGGCGCAGAGGGTTGTCCAGCAGCGCCTGTTCCGCGGCCTCTACTGCCCGCCTGACTCCCATGCAATAGCCCATGATATCCGCCCGGATGATTCTCAATGTCCGTTTCATGGGATCA
Encoded proteins:
- a CDS encoding homoserine dehydrogenase — protein: MSDIVIGVIGFGTVGTGVAKILLNDRAMLEERAGCKIVLKRIADLDVSSDRGLALPEGMLIADADAVIGDAEINTVIEVIGGEGAAKKFIEAALKAGKNVITSNKEVIAKHGRAFTELAKAHGCTILYEAAVGGGIPVLHAIRNSLAANRIERVYGIVNGTTNFILSKMTATGADFSATLREAQDLGYAEADPKNDVEGYDATYKLAILSSLAFRCPVDYREIYREGITRITADDIAAAKYFGYTVKILAVGVNREDGLELRVHPVMVPDEHPLASVHDAFNAIFIRGSSLGDSMLYGRGAGELPTASAVVGDVMNLAFRGTQGFSHDTDFALAERKVLPISESITSFFVRCVVNDAPGVLASYANIFAKYRVSIHNIRQMDARDGEATITIITHPTREAEMRAALAEIEALPTVRRVASVIRAGLGD
- the gap gene encoding type I glyceraldehyde-3-phosphate dehydrogenase is translated as MIKVGINGFGRIGRMVFRAAVANFSKDIQIVGINDLLDPSYLAYMLKYDSVHGQFKGEVSVEGSFLVVNGNKIRLTAEKDPLNLKWNEVGADVVVESTGFFLDDESARKHITAGAKKVIMSAPSKDSTPMFVYGVNDKEYKGQDIISNASCTTNCLAPLAKVLNDKFGIVKGLMTTVHAATATQKTVDGPSAKDWRGGRGILENIIPSSTGAAKAVGKVLPVLNGKLTGMAFRVPTSDVSVVDLTCVLEKGASMDEIKAAMKAAAEGELKGVLKYTEDDVVSTDFRGESCTSIFDAKAGISLDANFVKVVSWYDNEWGYSNKVCEMVRVVAK
- a CDS encoding valine--tRNA ligase, which encodes MKAIELEKAYNPKDFEDRVYSAWETGGHFQPKSGPESPFVVVIPPPNVTGVLHMGHGLNNSLQDIVVRYHRMRGEPTLWVPGTDHAGIATQNVVEKRLKKEGKSRHDLGREAFVERTWEVKKEHHETITRQLRKIGASVDWTRERFTLDEGLSRSVREVFVTLYERGLIYRGNYLVNWCTSCGTALADDEVEHEDTNGAMYHIWYELEAGSALPDGSTRIEIATTRPETLLGDTAVAVHPEDERYASLIGKHVHLPLTGRMIPIVADTYVDRTFGTGMVKITPAHDPNDWEVSKRHNLPVINILNPDGTLNAEVPEKYRGLKCPAARKAVIEDLKELGLFKEEKKITHAVGKCYRCNTVVEPYLSDQWFVKMRPLADKALDAWKKGEIRFYPQKWENTYSRWMEGIRDWCISRQLWWGHRIPVWYCRDCGEMIVSRDDPASCSKCGSAKIEQDSDVLDTWFSSWLWPFSTLGWPEKTPDLESFYPTTALVTAYDIIFFWVARMVMAGLEFTGKAPFRDIYIHGLVRDKQGRKMSKSLGNGIDPLEIVDEFGADALKFTLAFMCAAGQDILVDKESFKMGSRFANKIWNASRYILGNLEGRELVSVPKSGLTELDRWIYHRLNAAAGAVRSALESYRYNDGAQAIYEFFWNDFCDWYVEATKLSFRNGDDAEKNRAVSVLLSVLEESLRLVHPFLPFVTEEIYGFLPAACARSADDSLGLAERASLLISASYPESNENRCDEAAEARFTALQEMVRSIRGLRVECGIDPASKIGIALFTEAGSDAAVAREKVDILQMLAGLSRVDFIPSPSDRPKGAIGTVGKGFEAFILVGEGVDSGQLANRFEKEILKEQGNASRLEAKLGNASFVSNAPEDVVAAEKSKLDELRRRIEKLSGYVADLR
- the ispH gene encoding 4-hydroxy-3-methylbut-2-enyl diphosphate reductase, whose protein sequence is MKRTLRIIRADIMGYCMGVRRAVEAAEQALLDNPLRPVYTYGPLIHNPSALERLSEAGVEILGPGYAPIPDDFHGRSVVVRAHGIPPQERALLESRHAMVVDATCPRVLSSQKRAKSYHERGYRVILAGDRDHGEIAGIAGYAPDCILLGSREDAENIQNWPERAVLISQTTIKQSEYDAIAGVLSRHITDLIVLDTICPATVERQKALASLAEKVEGILVVGGRESANTLRLFLSAQSLCSHAWHVETAAEIPPEAYSLSCIGITAGASTPDDVIDAVEQALQNV